A window of Hyperolius riggenbachi isolate aHypRig1 chromosome 1, aHypRig1.pri, whole genome shotgun sequence contains these coding sequences:
- the LOC137524799 gene encoding olfactory receptor 6F1-like: MPFYNELIVTELFLVGFPVIRTFQLFLFFLLLLIYMVTILGNILIITLVWTQTQLKTPMYFFLSNLSFLDIWYISVMLPKMLADLLLTVPRKISVVGCITQCYFFFLLGGLENYFLAVMAYDRYLAICNPLRYSTILNSVCCCQLAIGCWVCSILGGFLPMYWLSNISFCGSNQIDHFFCDVVPLLNSSCTDASKLKIYFFSLLWIVILACIIFTILSYVQIILTVQSICSSSGKTKAFSTCVSHLTVVIIYYGSVIMIYVRSPKGQMFDFDKTVSVFYSVVTPLLNPIIYTLRNKEIRDTFCSIIGRMHRKYT, translated from the coding sequence ATGCCTTTCTATAATGAATTAATAGTTACTGAACTTTTCCTTGTTGGATTCCCAGTCATACGCACATTTCAgctatttttgttttttctcttactGCTTATATACATGGTaacaatattaggaaatattcttaTCATTACGCTGGTCTGGACACAAACCCAGCTGAAAACcccaatgtatttttttctgagcAACTTATCCTTCTTGGATATATGGTATATTTCTGTCATGCTCCCAAAGATGTTAGCAGATCTGTTATTAACTGTGCCACGAAAAATTTCAGTTGTAGGTTGCATTACCCAATGTTACTTCTTTTTTCTACTTGGTGGCCTTGAAAATTACTTTCTTGCAGTAATGGCCTATGACAGGTATCTAGCCATCTGTAATCCTTTAAGGTATTCAACAATTCTGAACTCTGTATGTTGTTGTCAATTAGCTATAGGTTGTTGGGTATGTAGTATATTAGGTGGATTTTTGCCAATGTATTGGTTAAGTAACATATCTTTTTGTGGTTCAAACCAGATTGACCACTTTTTCTGTGATGTGGTTCCATTGCTAAATAGTTCCTGCACAGATGCTTCAAAGCTGAAAATCTATTTCTTCAGTCTTCTTTGGATTGTTATTTTAGCTTGTataatttttactattttatCTTATGTGCAAATTATTTTGACTGTCCAGTCCATATGTTCTTCTTCTGGAAAGACTAAAGCCTTTTCCACCTGCGTGTCTCATCTTACTGTAGTAATTATATATTATGGTTCTGTCATTATGATATATGTGCGCTCACCTAAAGGACAGATGTTTGATTTTGACAAGACCGTATCAGTGTTTTATTCAGTGGTGACTCCACTTCTTAATCCAATAATTTATACTTTGCGAAACAAAGAAATAAGGGATACTTTTTGTTCAATAATAGGCCGCATGCATAGAAAATATACCTAG